One region of Quercus lobata isolate SW786 chromosome 2, ValleyOak3.0 Primary Assembly, whole genome shotgun sequence genomic DNA includes:
- the LOC115975880 gene encoding uncharacterized protein LOC115975880, with the protein MCQNLTHNENIKTFDDVARHLELEAERLEATKPISSVHMAETSSRKASRPKRKQPDYAPGQERPNGPPPKKAKFVKRNTRGKRAKKDKSKLTCYNCGKKGHFARECAEPKKTQRQQNM; encoded by the exons ATGTGTCAAAACTTGACCCATAATGAGAACATCAAAACATTTGATGATGTGGCTCGTCACTTGGAACTTGAAGCTGAGCGCCTTGAAGCAACCAAGCCGATTAGTTCTGTGCACATGGCTGAGACTAGCTCGCGTAAGGCATCTAGGCCTAAACGCAAGCAACCCGATTACGCTCCTGGACAAGAGAGACCTAATGGGCCACCGCCTAAGAAGGCTAAGTTTGTCAAGCGGAATACTAGAGGAAAGCGCGCAAAGAAGGACAAGTCTAAGTTGACTTGTTATAATTGCGGAAAGAAAGGACATTTTGCTCGTGAATGCGCTGAGCCCAAAAAG ACTCAGCGGCAACAGAACATGTAG